A window of the Gossypium hirsutum isolate 1008001.06 chromosome A03, Gossypium_hirsutum_v2.1, whole genome shotgun sequence genome harbors these coding sequences:
- the LOC107887789 gene encoding glutamic acid-rich protein-like, with protein MAHNFCHPFFLFQLLLITVSLIIGSHTVSSAARHLFQTQTTSSELPQLASKYEKHKESEYKQPKYHEKYPKHEKPKMHKEEKQKPCKHHEEYHESRESKEHEEYDKEKPDFPKWEKPKEHKKHEVEYPKIPEYKDKQDEDKEHKNEEYHESRESKEHEEYEKEKPEFPKWEKPKEHEKHEVEYPKIPEYKEKQDKSKEHKDEECHESHESKDHEEYEKEKPNFFKWEKPKEHEKHKAEYPKIPECKEKQDEDKEDKHEFPKHEKEEEKKPEKGRVP; from the coding sequence ATGGCTCATAACTTTTGTCATCCTTTCTTCCTTTTCCAACTTTTACTCATTACTGTCTCACTAATAATCGGTAGTCACACCGTCTCGTCAGCGGCTCGACATTTATTCCAGACACAAACAACCTCATCAGAGCTGCCACAATTGGCTTCAAAATACGAAAAGCACAAAGAGTCTGAATACAAACAACCAAAATATCACGAAAAGTACCCAAAACATGAGAAGCCTAAAATGCACAAGGAGGAAAAACAAAAACCCTGCAAACATCATGAAGAGTACCACGAGTCACGCGAATCGAAGGAGCACGAAGAGTACGATAAAGAAAAACCCGATTTCCCCAAATGGGAAAAGCCTAAAGAGCACAAGAAACACGAAGTTGAATATCCGAAAATACCCGAGTACAAGGACAAACAAGATGAGGATAAGGAACATAAAAATGAAGAGTACCATGAATCACGCGAATCGAAGGAGCACGAAGAATACGAGAAAGAAAAACCCGAGTTCCCCAAATGGGAAAAGCCTAAAGAGCACGAGAAACACGAAGTCGAATATCCGAAAATACCCGAGTACAAGGAAAAGCAAGATAAGAGTAAGGAACATAAAGATGAAGAGTGCCACGAGTCACACGAATCGAAAGATCACGAAGAGTACGAGAAAGAAAAACCCAATTTCTTCAAATGGGAAAAGCCTAAAGAGCACGAGAAACATAAAGCCGAATATCCAAAAATACCCGAGTGCAAGGAAAAACAAGATGAGGATAAGGAAGATAAACATGAGTTCCCAAAGCAtgaaaaagaagaggagaagaaaCCTGAGAAAGGCAGAGTACCCTGA